In a single window of the Elaeis guineensis isolate ETL-2024a chromosome 8, EG11, whole genome shotgun sequence genome:
- the GLO2 gene encoding MADS-box transcription factor 2, which translates to MGRGKIEIKRIENSTNRQVTFSKRRNGIIKKAREISVLCDAQVSLVIFSSSGKMSEYCSPSTTLSRLLEKYQVNSGKKLWDVKHENLSVEIDRIKKENDNMQIELRHLKGGDLNSLNPKELILIEDVLQNGLTSVRGKQMDFLKKLKKNERLLEEENKHLTFLLHHQELAMNGNVRELELGDPLKARDFACQIPIAFRVQPIQPNLQENK; encoded by the exons ATGGGGCGAGGGAAGATTGAGATCAAGCGGATCGAGAACTCCACCAACCGGCAGGTAACCTTCTCCAAGCGGCGGAATGGGATCATCAAGAAGGCCCGGGAGATAAGCGTGCTCTGCGATGCCCAGGTCTCCCTCGTCATCTTCTCCAGCTCCGGGAAGATGTCCGAGTACTGCAGCCCCTCCACCAC GTTGTCGAGGTTGCTGGAGAAGTACCAGGTGAACTCTGGCAAGAAGCTCTGGGATGTCAAGCACGAG AATCTGAGTGTTGAGATTGACCGAATCAAGAAGGAGAATGACAACATGCAGATTGAGCTGAG GCATTTGAAGGGTGGCGATCTGAACTCGCTGAACCCAAAGGAACTCATTCTAATTGAGGATGTCCTCCAGAATGGTCTCACCAGTGTTAGGGGCAAGCAG ATGGATTTCTTGAagaagctcaagaagaat GAGAGATTGCTGGAAGAGGAGAACAAGCATCTGACTTTTCTATTG CATCACCAGGAATTGGCAATGAATGGAAATGTAAGGGAATTGGAGCTTGGGGATCCTCTGAAAGCTAGGGATTTTGCATGCCAGATTCCAATAGCCTTCCGTGTGCAACCAATCCAGCCTAATTTGCAAGAGAACAAATAA
- the LOC105032556 gene encoding uncharacterized protein, giving the protein MAQTPPSNGRAGDIRIWVISGFFLILLITAGVLLVLYFVLPESEVTVWFPSIAMILVGIPWAFWIMTCFYRYMTARGPEIVNRQPNRVRTVTPTPSSRTSKTSAANNYSPINSPGSARNVHCGAAATPGGLQGLAGGAEASGAKVDADADREFDATNKPANSNNEGSSLASHESEMPLALSMS; this is encoded by the coding sequence ATGGCACAGACGCCCCCTTCCAATGGAAGGGCGGGCGACATCCGCATCTGGGTCATTTCTGGCTTCTTCCTCATCCTCCTCATCACAGCAGGAGTTTTGCTAGTTCTCTACTTTGTCCTCCCAGAATCAGAGGTGACTGTCTGGTTCCCGTCGATCGCAATGATCTTGGTCGGGATCCCATGGGCGTTCTGGATCATGACATGCTTCTATAGGTACATGACAGCAAGGGGACCGGAGATTGTCAACCGACAGCCAAACAGGGTCAGAACAGTCACCCCCACGCCGAGTAGTAGGACCAGCAAGACCAGTGCAGCAAACAATTACTCGCCGATCAATTCCCCGGGCAGCGCTAGGAATGTGCATTGTGGAGCAGCCGCCACCCCTGGAGGACTACAAGGGTTGGCAGGCGGAGCAGAAGCAAGTGGTGCAAAGGTGGATGCCGATGCTGACCGAGAATTCGATGCCACAAATAAACCAGCCAATTCCAACAACGAAGGTTCGTCGCTTGCATCTCATGAGAGTGAAATGCCCTTAGCATTGTCAATGTCATAG
- the GLO2 gene encoding MADS-box transcription factor 2 isoform X1, with the protein MGRGKIEIKRIENSTNRQVTFSKRRNGIIKKAREISVLCDAQVSLVIFSSSGKMSEYCSPSTTLSRLLEKYQVNSGKKLWDVKHEMKTGVKEEKFGYFWLISVGLFQNLSVEIDRIKKENDNMQIELRHLKGGDLNSLNPKELILIEDVLQNGLTSVRGKQMDFLKKLKKNERLLEEENKHLTFLLHHQELAMNGNVRELELGDPLKARDFACQIPIAFRVQPIQPNLQENK; encoded by the exons ATGGGGCGAGGGAAGATTGAGATCAAGCGGATCGAGAACTCCACCAACCGGCAGGTAACCTTCTCCAAGCGGCGGAATGGGATCATCAAGAAGGCCCGGGAGATAAGCGTGCTCTGCGATGCCCAGGTCTCCCTCGTCATCTTCTCCAGCTCCGGGAAGATGTCCGAGTACTGCAGCCCCTCCACCAC GTTGTCGAGGTTGCTGGAGAAGTACCAGGTGAACTCTGGCAAGAAGCTCTGGGATGTCAAGCACGAG ATGAAAACAGGTGTTAAAGAAGAGAAGTTCGGCTATTTTTGGTTAATTTCTGTTGGCCTGTTTCAGAATCTGAGTGTTGAGATTGACCGAATCAAGAAGGAGAATGACAACATGCAGATTGAGCTGAG GCATTTGAAGGGTGGCGATCTGAACTCGCTGAACCCAAAGGAACTCATTCTAATTGAGGATGTCCTCCAGAATGGTCTCACCAGTGTTAGGGGCAAGCAG ATGGATTTCTTGAagaagctcaagaagaat GAGAGATTGCTGGAAGAGGAGAACAAGCATCTGACTTTTCTATTG CATCACCAGGAATTGGCAATGAATGGAAATGTAAGGGAATTGGAGCTTGGGGATCCTCTGAAAGCTAGGGATTTTGCATGCCAGATTCCAATAGCCTTCCGTGTGCAACCAATCCAGCCTAATTTGCAAGAGAACAAATAA